Part of the Cryptosporangium arvum DSM 44712 genome, CGGCCGCGGAGGCCGGGAGATCGATCTGGAAGGTGCTGCCGAAGCCGGCCACGCTGCTCACGCCGATCCGGGCGCCCATCGCCTCGAGCAGGCTCTTGACCAGCGACAAGCCCAGACCAGTGCCTTCGACGCCGGTCCGCTCGGCGCCGAGCCGCTCGAACGGGACGAACACGTCGTCCAGCCGGTCGGCGGGGATGCCGAGCCCGGTGTCGGTGACCGTGATCCGCAGCCAGGTCGCGGCGCCGGCCGCCACCCGGCCACCCTGGTCGTCGGCCGGGTGGAAGTCGACCGTGACGCGTCCGCCGGGCCGGTTGTACTTCACCGCGTTCGACAGCAGGTTGAGCAGCACCTGGCGGAGGCGCTGCCGGTCCGCGCGGGCGATCATGCCGGTCGTGGCCATCGTGGGGCGTTCGAGCGCGACCCCGGCGTCCTCGGCGGCCGGTCGCATCAGCGTGAGCGCCTCCTCGACCAGCGGCTCGACGTGCACGCCCTCCACCGAGAGCGAGAGGCGTCCGGTCTCGATCCTGGCGACGTCGAGCGCGTCGTTGAGCACGGCGAGCAGGTGTCGTCCGGCGCGCAGGATCTGGCCGAGGTTGTCCGCGTCGATCGGGGACAGGTCGGCCGATTCGAGCAGCTGGGCGAATCCGAGGATCGCGTTGAGCGGCGTGCGCAGCTCGTGGCTCATCCGCGACAGGAACTCGCCCTTCGCGCGGTTGGAGCGTTCGGCCCGGTCGCGGGCCTGTTCGGCGCGGTCGCGGGCGACGTGGGCGTTGAGCGTCTCCTGCCGCCGTTCGGTGACGTCGTGCAGCGTGCCGGCGAACCCGACCGGGGCGCCGGAGCCGTCGAGGAGCGGGCCGCCCTGCACCTCCATCCAGCGCGAGTCGCCGTCGCGGTCGCGGAAACGCACGTCGCGGACCATGGACCGGACGCGGTCGGGGCGCGACATCTCGGCCATGTGCTCGGCGGCGACCTGACGGTCGTCGGGGTGGACGCTGTCCATCGCGCCCTGGCCGATCACGTCGCTGGCGGGGATGCCGGTGAACTGCGTGAACGCCGGGTTGACGTAGGAGATCCGGCCCAGCGTGTCGATCTCGACGACGACCGAGCTGAGCTGGTCGAGCAGCGCCCGGGCGTGGTGTTCCTCGAGGTCGGCGGCGAGCAGCGTGGCGCGGCGGGCGATCGCGGCACCGATCAGCGCGCCGGCGCCGACCGCGACCTCACCGCGCTCGCTCTCGCGCAGGTGCTCGGCGACAGCGGTCTCGTTGACCACGCCGCCGATGCGCAGCGCGGCGGTGACCAGGCCGCCGTGGGCCACCGGGACGAGCACGGCCGGGCCGCCGAGGCTGGTGTCGTCGACGGTCGGTCTACCCTCGTCAAGGCGCTGCCACTGGATGTCGCTGAGCCCCGGCGCGGCGCCGATGCCGGGTGCACCGGCCGGCAGCCCGGGGAGCGGCGCGGGCCCCGCGGCGGGCGTGAGCGCCGGAGGCACCGGCGCGGCGTGCTCCCCGGGTTCCGGCGCCGGCGGCAGTCCGGGCGTGAGCCCCGGTGCCTCGGCCAGGCTCGGCGGCTCCGACCGCCCGGAGGCCCCCGGGAGACCGGGCGCGTCCGCGAGCGGGAACGGCTCGGACGGCTCGGACGGGCGCACGACCAGCTCGCCCCGGCGTCCGCCGACGAACGCGGTGACCGCGACCACCGACAGTTCGAGCGCGCTGTCCAGCGTCGCGACCGTCGAGGCGGACAGCAACGTGCCCACCTCGACGAGCAGCTCGACACCCGACCGGTCGGTAACGTTAGGCATTGTCCGGTTCGTCACACTGCTCAATCGGCGCGCGCACCGCGGTCCTGAGTGCTCAGGGCACCACCCACGCGGTGAGCGCGGCGGCCAGCGTCCCGTCGTTCTCCACGGTCTCCACGGTCAGCCGGACGAGCTTGGTGGTCAGCTGCTGCGGCTCGGCCGCGAGCCGCGAGGTGAGCACGCAGACCGTGGTGCCCGCCGACGGCGTGACCCACCCGACGCCGGGGTCGGACTGGATCGCCTCCACGCACCCGCCGGCCGACGCCTGCGGATCCGCCACCACCGCGAACCGCGCCGACTCGCCGAAGTCCAGGTGGAAGCCGTCGGCGCAGCTGCCGTACGCGGCGTCGGCCCCGGCCGGTGGCAGCACCCGGGGCTCGTCCAGGTCGAGGTCGGTGCCCTCGCAGGTGCTCGGCTGCACCCGCACCGGCTGGACAGCGTAG contains:
- a CDS encoding ATP-binding protein; translated protein: MPNVTDRSGVELLVEVGTLLSASTVATLDSALELSVVAVTAFVGGRRGELVVRPSEPSEPFPLADAPGLPGASGRSEPPSLAEAPGLTPGLPPAPEPGEHAAPVPPALTPAAGPAPLPGLPAGAPGIGAAPGLSDIQWQRLDEGRPTVDDTSLGGPAVLVPVAHGGLVTAALRIGGVVNETAVAEHLRESERGEVAVGAGALIGAAIARRATLLAADLEEHHARALLDQLSSVVVEIDTLGRISYVNPAFTQFTGIPASDVIGQGAMDSVHPDDRQVAAEHMAEMSRPDRVRSMVRDVRFRDRDGDSRWMEVQGGPLLDGSGAPVGFAGTLHDVTERRQETLNAHVARDRAEQARDRAERSNRAKGEFLSRMSHELRTPLNAILGFAQLLESADLSPIDADNLGQILRAGRHLLAVLNDALDVARIETGRLSLSVEGVHVEPLVEEALTLMRPAAEDAGVALERPTMATTGMIARADRQRLRQVLLNLLSNAVKYNRPGGRVTVDFHPADDQGGRVAAGAATWLRITVTDTGLGIPADRLDDVFVPFERLGAERTGVEGTGLGLSLVKSLLEAMGARIGVSSVAGFGSTFQIDLPASAAGQDDPVELIVAGIAPVTPTVHTSTVLYVEDNPANVTLVQRVLSKREQLNLVVAPDGPSGLRLLEELRPALVLLDVHLPGLSGDELLAAVRHHADPVLRRTPVVIVTADVSGGAEQRLRGGGADAFLAKPIDVMALLAEVDRHVS